In the Sus scrofa isolate TJ Tabasco breed Duroc chromosome 7, Sscrofa11.1, whole genome shotgun sequence genome, one interval contains:
- the FOS gene encoding proto-oncogene c-Fos, whose translation MMFSGFNADYEASSSRCSSASPAGDSLSYYHSPADSFSSMGSPVNAQDFCTDLAVSSANFIPTVTAISTSPDLQWLVQPTLVSSVAPSQTRAPHPYGVPTPSAGAYSRAGVVKTMPGGRAQSIGRRGKVEQLSPEEEEKRRIRRERNKMAAAKCRNRRRELTDTLQAETDQLEDEKSALQTEIANLLKEKEKLEFILAAHRPACKIPDDLGFPEEMSVASLDLSGGLPEAATPESEEAFTLPLLNDPEPKPSVEPVKNVSSMELKAEPFDDFLFPASSRPGGSETARSVPDMDLSGSFYAADWEPLHGGSLGMGPMATELEPLCTPVVTCTPSCTTYTSSFVFTYPEADSFPSCAAAHRKGSSSNEPSSDSLSSPTLLAL comes from the exons ATGATGTTCTCCGGCTTCAACGCCGACTACGAGGCGTCATCATCCCGCTGCAGCAGCGCCTCCCCTGCCGGGGACAGTCTCTCCTACTACCACTCACCGGCCGACTCCTTCTCCAGCATGGGCTCTCCCGTCAATGCGCAG GACTTCTGCACCGATCTGGCCGTCTCCAGTGCCAACTTCATCCCAACGGTGACTGCTATCTCGACCAGCCCAGACCTGCAGTGGCTAGTGCAACCCACCCTGGTCTCCTCGGTTGCCCCATCCCAGACCAGAGCCCCTCACCCCTACGGAGTCCCCACTCCCTCGGCTGGGGCTTACTCCAGGGCTGGAGTCGTGAAGACCATGCCAGGAGGCAGAGCTCAGAGCATTGGCAGAAGGGGCAAGGTGGAACAG ttgtccccagaagaagaagagaaaaggagaatccGAAGGGAAAGGAATAAGATGGCTGCAGCCAAATGCCGGAACCGGAGGAGGGAGCTGACTGACACACTCCAAGCG GAGACAGACCAGCTAGAAGACGAGAAGTCTGCTTTGCAGACTGAGATCGCCAACCTgctgaaggagaaggaaaaactcGAGTTCATCCTGGCAGCTCACCGACCTGCCTGCAAGATCCCTGATGACCTGGGCTTCCCTGAAGAGATGTCTGTGGCTTCCCTTGATCTGAGTGGGGGCCTGCCTGAGGCTGCCACCCCCGAATCTGAGGAGGCCTTCACCCTGCCCCTCCTCAATGACCCGGAGCCCAAGCCCTCCGTGGAGCCAGTCAAGAACGTCAGCAGCATGGAGCTGAAGGCCGAGCCCTTTGATGACTTCCTGTTCCCAGCATCGTCCAGGCCCGGCGGCTCTGAGACAGCCCGCTCTGTGCCGGACATGGACCTGTCTGGTTCCTTCTATGCAGCAGACTGGGAGCCCCTGCATGGTGGCTCCCTGGGGATGGGGCCCATGGCCACAGAGCTGGAGCCCCTGTGTACCCCGGTGGTCACCTGCACCCCCAGCTGCACTACTTACACGTCTTCCTTCGTCTTTACCTACCCCGAGGCTGACTCCTTCCCCAGCTGTGCGGCTGCCCACCGCAAGGGCAGCAGCAGCAACGAGCCTTCCTCTGACTCGCTCAGCTCACCCACGCTGCTGGCCCTGTGA